The following coding sequences are from one Devosia yakushimensis window:
- a CDS encoding YHS domain-containing (seleno)protein: MLAFVLPLFGAFSGAIAPVRAQSVVTAIVTDPLTGIAIFGMDPVSYFVEPAPLLGRGDIEYVWGGVAWNFASAANRDIFMRAPETYAPQFGGHGAMAMARGFLSDSDPRIYTVFKQRLYLFYSPGNREAFLLAPDAAAIKAEENWQVLSKTLSTQ; the protein is encoded by the coding sequence ATGCTTGCCTTTGTTCTGCCGCTTTTCGGGGCGTTTTCCGGCGCAATCGCGCCTGTGCGGGCGCAGTCGGTGGTCACCGCAATCGTCACTGATCCGCTGACCGGCATTGCCATTTTCGGCATGGACCCGGTGTCCTATTTCGTCGAACCGGCACCCCTGCTGGGGCGGGGCGATATCGAATATGTGTGGGGCGGGGTGGCGTGGAATTTCGCCAGTGCTGCCAATCGCGACATCTTCATGCGGGCCCCGGAAACCTACGCTCCCCAATTCGGCGGGCACGGCGCCATGGCCATGGCGCGGGGGTTCCTGTCCGACAGCGACCCGCGCATCTATACCGTGTTCAAGCAGCGGCTTTACCTCTTCTATTCCCCCGGCAATCGCGAGGCATTCCTGCTCGCGCCCGATGCTGCGGCGATCAAGGCGGAAGAGAATTGGCAGGTTCTGTCCAAAACGCTCTCCACGCAGTAG
- a CDS encoding YciI family protein, producing MRFMILVKATPESEAGAMPASDALVAMGRYNEALIDAGVLLHGEGLMASGKGVRLRFDGNRLTLTEGPFPQTSELLAGFWLIDVKSRDEALAWCRRLPFESGEEIELRQVFETADFVAEGSARDHLQREQSWRDQTQRPLTR from the coding sequence ATGCGCTTCATGATCCTTGTCAAAGCCACACCGGAAAGCGAGGCGGGCGCCATGCCCGCCTCCGACGCACTTGTGGCCATGGGTCGCTATAACGAAGCCCTGATCGACGCCGGCGTGCTGCTGCATGGCGAGGGCCTGATGGCCTCCGGCAAAGGGGTTCGCCTCCGTTTCGACGGCAATCGGCTTACCCTTACCGAGGGCCCCTTCCCGCAGACGAGCGAGCTGCTGGCCGGCTTCTGGCTGATCGACGTCAAGTCGCGCGACGAGGCGCTTGCCTGGTGCCGCCGCCTTCCCTTTGAGAGCGGCGAAGAAATCGAACTACGTCAGGTCTTCGAAACCGCGGATTTCGTTGCGGAGGGCTCCGCCCGGGACCACCTTCAACGCGAACAGTCCTGGCGCGACCAGACGCAGCGGCCATTGACCAGATAG
- a CDS encoding RNA polymerase sigma factor encodes MTSQSEAHRAITAVWKLEQPRLIASLTRMVRDISLAEELAQDALVIALKNWPEGGVPKNPGAWLTQTAKRRAIDYFRHKKMAATKLVEVGHGIETDVPDHVEALHDAMDDDVGDDLLRLIFTSCHPILPAESRVALTLRLLGGLTTEEIARAFLAAEPTIGQRIVRAKKTIADANIPFEVPRGPERAERLASVLGVLYLIFNEGYSATAGDDWIRPQLCEEATRLGRILARLAPDEPEVHALVALMEIQSSRLGARTDAKGHPILLQDQDRARWDQLLIRRGLAALARAEELDGADAPYALQAAIAACHARARHAEDTDWARIVALYARLAQVTPSPVIELNRAVAISMAEGPAAALVLIDSIKDDPALKNYHLLYGVRGDMLSKLGRHTEAMLEFRRAAQLTHNEREKAYLLNRAEAG; translated from the coding sequence ATGACCAGCCAGTCCGAAGCCCACCGCGCCATCACCGCCGTCTGGAAGCTCGAACAGCCACGGCTGATCGCCAGTCTCACCCGCATGGTGCGCGATATCTCGCTGGCCGAGGAGCTGGCGCAGGACGCGCTGGTCATAGCGCTCAAGAACTGGCCGGAAGGCGGCGTGCCCAAAAATCCGGGCGCCTGGCTGACCCAGACCGCCAAGCGCCGTGCCATCGATTATTTCCGGCACAAGAAAATGGCGGCCACCAAGCTGGTCGAGGTCGGCCATGGCATTGAAACCGATGTCCCCGACCATGTCGAAGCCCTGCATGACGCCATGGATGACGATGTCGGGGATGATCTGCTGCGCCTGATCTTCACCTCCTGCCATCCCATCCTGCCGGCCGAATCCCGTGTCGCGCTCACCCTGCGTCTGCTGGGTGGCCTCACCACGGAGGAGATCGCCCGCGCTTTCCTCGCCGCCGAGCCGACCATTGGTCAGCGCATCGTGCGGGCCAAAAAGACCATTGCCGACGCCAATATCCCCTTCGAGGTGCCGCGTGGACCCGAGCGCGCCGAACGGCTCGCCTCGGTGCTCGGCGTGCTCTACTTGATCTTTAACGAGGGTTATTCCGCCACGGCAGGCGACGACTGGATCCGCCCCCAGCTCTGCGAGGAAGCCACCCGCCTGGGCCGCATTCTGGCGCGCCTGGCACCCGACGAGCCCGAAGTGCATGCTTTGGTGGCGCTGATGGAAATCCAGTCGTCCCGCCTCGGCGCACGGACGGACGCCAAGGGCCATCCCATTCTCCTGCAGGATCAGGACCGCGCCCGCTGGGACCAATTGCTGATCCGCCGCGGCCTCGCGGCTTTGGCGCGAGCTGAGGAACTGGACGGCGCCGACGCCCCCTATGCCCTGCAAGCCGCCATCGCCGCCTGCCATGCCCGTGCCCGCCATGCTGAAGACACCGACTGGGCTCGTATCGTTGCCCTCTATGCCCGGCTGGCGCAGGTGACGCCGTCGCCGGTGATCGAGCTGAACCGGGCGGTAGCGATCTCCATGGCCGAAGGGCCAGCCGCGGCATTGGTATTGATCGACTCGATCAAGGATGACCCTGCGCTCAAGAACTATCATCTGCTCTATGGCGTGCGCGGGGATATGTTGAGCAAATTGGGACGGCACACCGAGGCCATGCTGGAGTTCCGCCGCGCGGCGCAACTCACTCATAATGAACGAGAAAAAGCGTATCTGCTCAACCGTGCCGAGGCCGGTTAG
- the chpT gene encoding histidine phosphotransferase ChpT: protein MADIIELKATDLAAMLCSRVCHDLINPIGAIGNGLEVLGDPNQGDMAEGARDLIASAAKQSRAKLEFARLAYGASSTSGTDIDTRECERVARILFEIEKADLDWQVPLILLPKHKAKLFMNMLLIAAGSVPRGGQVAASITGEAGQEKFAFTSKSDPEKRQKTLVPSGSAGLLSGTPEEGFVDARGIQPFYTGLLARMTDMDIAIGLENDQFFLTATPKAVVAAAE from the coding sequence ATGGCTGACATTATCGAGCTCAAGGCCACCGATCTGGCCGCCATGCTGTGTAGCCGGGTCTGCCACGACCTGATCAACCCGATCGGGGCCATCGGCAACGGGCTCGAAGTGCTGGGCGATCCCAACCAGGGGGACATGGCCGAAGGCGCGCGCGATCTCATTGCCAGCGCTGCCAAGCAGAGCCGGGCCAAGCTCGAATTCGCCCGATTGGCCTATGGCGCGTCCTCGACCTCGGGCACCGATATCGATACGCGTGAATGCGAGCGCGTGGCCCGTATCCTGTTCGAAATCGAAAAGGCCGATCTCGACTGGCAGGTGCCGCTGATCCTGTTGCCCAAGCACAAGGCCAAGCTCTTCATGAATATGCTGCTGATCGCGGCCGGCTCGGTGCCGCGCGGCGGGCAGGTGGCGGCTTCGATCACCGGCGAAGCGGGCCAGGAGAAATTCGCCTTCACCTCCAAGAGCGATCCGGAAAAGCGGCAGAAGACGCTGGTACCCTCCGGTTCGGCGGGGTTGCTTTCGGGTACGCCCGAGGAGGGCTTTGTCGATGCCCGGGGCATTCAGCCCTTCTATACCGGGCTGCTCGCGCGCATGACCGATATGGATATCGCCATCGGGTTGGAAAACGACCAGTTTTTCCTCACCGCGACACCAAAAGCTGTGGTTGCAGCGGCTGAATGA
- a CDS encoding response regulator, with product MKSCLIVDDSTVVRKVARRILEDLDYIVEEAEDGQEAFDKCRQEMPDAILLDWQMPIMSGLEFLKLLRAYIGGEKPHVVYCTVENDIGAIAMALKAGASDYMMKPFDRRILEAKFEPDLAA from the coding sequence ATGAAATCCTGCCTGATCGTCGATGATTCTACAGTCGTGCGCAAAGTCGCGCGGCGGATATTGGAAGATCTCGACTATATCGTTGAAGAAGCCGAAGACGGGCAGGAAGCATTCGACAAATGCCGGCAGGAAATGCCGGACGCCATTTTGCTTGATTGGCAGATGCCGATCATGAGCGGACTGGAATTTCTCAAGCTGCTGCGTGCCTATATTGGCGGCGAGAAGCCGCATGTCGTCTATTGTACTGTCGAAAACGACATCGGCGCCATCGCCATGGCCCTCAAGGCCGGTGCCAGCGACTACATGATGAAGCCCTTCGACCGCCGCATCCTCGAAGCCAAATTCGAGCCGGACCTGGCCGCCTAA